A window of the Kosakonia sp. BYX6 genome harbors these coding sequences:
- a CDS encoding NADP-dependent oxidoreductase: MMNMMKAVQLHAFGGPDVLKYEAAPLPVIGRNDVLVRVLAASLNPPDLYLRDGYRTLPPEWQPGSNFPLILGTDISGVVARVGEDVSGFDIGDDVFSMVRFPEDIMQGSGAYADYVSVPVSELALKPKGIDHIHAAAAPMSLLTAWQFLVDLGHGAPNPFQPNPHKPVPLEGRTVLVNGAGGGVGHLAVQLARWKGARVIAVASGKNEALLRSLGADEFVDYTKTAVETVARDVDLVIDAVGGTNMERFLSIIQRGGALFLVNPLGFSGYAEASEKGILVSSTQVRSNGAQLQEAGRLLEEGVVRVVIDSTYPLSMASAAHARAAQGGIQGKIVLKMTCLLA, from the coding sequence ATGATGAATATGATGAAAGCCGTTCAGCTCCATGCTTTTGGTGGCCCCGACGTCCTGAAATATGAAGCAGCGCCTCTGCCGGTTATTGGCAGAAATGATGTCCTTGTTCGGGTGCTTGCCGCCAGCCTGAATCCTCCAGATTTATATCTGCGTGATGGTTACAGGACGCTGCCGCCTGAATGGCAACCTGGCTCCAACTTTCCTCTTATCCTGGGTACTGATATCTCGGGTGTGGTTGCCAGGGTCGGAGAAGATGTTTCCGGTTTTGATATTGGAGACGACGTCTTTTCTATGGTGCGTTTCCCGGAAGATATTATGCAGGGAAGCGGCGCTTATGCAGATTACGTCAGTGTCCCTGTATCTGAGTTAGCGCTAAAACCGAAGGGAATTGACCACATACATGCTGCCGCTGCACCAATGTCACTGCTCACGGCCTGGCAGTTTTTGGTTGACCTGGGTCATGGTGCGCCAAATCCATTCCAGCCCAATCCGCATAAACCTGTGCCACTTGAAGGTCGCACGGTGCTTGTTAATGGTGCTGGTGGAGGAGTCGGTCACCTGGCTGTTCAGCTAGCCAGATGGAAAGGGGCGCGGGTAATTGCCGTTGCTTCAGGCAAAAATGAGGCGCTGTTACGCAGTTTAGGCGCGGATGAGTTTGTCGATTACACCAAAACCGCGGTGGAAACAGTTGCGAGAGATGTCGATCTCGTCATTGATGCTGTTGGGGGAACTAACATGGAGCGCTTCCTGAGCATCATCCAGCGAGGTGGCGCGTTGTTTCTTGTTAATCCTCTGGGTTTCTCCGGGTACGCTGAAGCCAGCGAAAAAGGAATTCTCGTGTCATCAACGCAGGTTCGTTCTAACGGTGCGCAATTGCAGGAAGCTGGACGTTTACTCGAGGAAGGCGTTGTTCGGGTGGTCATTGACAGCACATATCCGTTATCAATGGCATCAGCGGCGCATGCGCGAGCCGCACAGGGTGGCATTCAGGGAAAGATTGTATTGAAGATGACCTGCTTGCTGGCGTAA
- a CDS encoding LysR family transcriptional regulator, giving the protein MKEQIAFERLTGLIAFARAGSLGSYTAAARSLSVSPSAISKSIQRLEKRLGIRLFTRTTRSLVLTAEGRDLHERALRLLQDAEEIEQVARSAQAEPAGTLKIAASFPVGLHIIVPLLPAFSAKHPRVTIDLRLSDRVVNIVEDNIDIAIRMGELADSSLISRRLPRYQIGCYASPDYLAAHGYPDHPEQLTDHKTVNLRYQNTGQRFRWPFRFGGREVEIVPSSGVIVDASEAVLAAVAAGAGIGMVASFMAESWVKRGDIIPVLSEFAVNRDNITVLWHESRRTNPAVRAFLDWLIEQVCIPQV; this is encoded by the coding sequence ATGAAGGAACAAATAGCATTTGAAAGACTCACCGGTTTAATCGCATTTGCCCGCGCAGGCTCGCTAGGCAGTTATACTGCCGCCGCGCGTTCGCTTTCTGTTTCTCCCTCTGCGATCAGCAAAAGTATTCAACGCCTGGAAAAACGTCTTGGCATCCGTCTGTTTACGCGAACAACCCGTTCGCTGGTCTTAACCGCTGAAGGTCGTGATTTACACGAGCGTGCGCTTCGCTTGCTGCAGGATGCTGAAGAAATTGAGCAGGTTGCCAGGAGCGCGCAAGCAGAACCTGCGGGAACGTTAAAAATTGCCGCATCATTTCCCGTTGGTCTGCACATCATCGTGCCACTTCTTCCTGCCTTTAGCGCAAAACACCCAAGGGTGACAATTGACTTACGGTTAAGCGATCGCGTGGTGAATATCGTTGAAGACAACATCGATATTGCGATACGGATGGGCGAGCTCGCTGATTCAAGCCTGATATCGCGCCGTCTTCCTCGTTATCAAATCGGCTGCTATGCCTCCCCGGACTATTTGGCGGCCCATGGATATCCTGATCATCCCGAACAATTAACGGATCACAAAACGGTAAACCTGCGTTACCAGAATACCGGACAACGCTTTCGCTGGCCGTTCCGGTTTGGCGGCAGGGAGGTAGAGATTGTGCCGTCATCCGGCGTCATCGTTGATGCGAGTGAAGCAGTGTTGGCCGCAGTGGCTGCTGGTGCCGGTATTGGCATGGTGGCAAGCTTTATGGCTGAATCCTGGGTCAAAAGAGGGGACATCATCCCTGTACTTTCTGAATTTGCAGTGAACCGGGATAATATTACGGTTTTATGGCATGAAAGCCGGCGCACTAACCCAGCCGTACGGGCATTTCTTGATTGGCTCATCGAACAGGTCTGCATCCCTCAAGTCTGA
- a CDS encoding SDR family oxidoreductase, giving the protein MPLDLDFQDKRVLVTAGTKGVGKAVVGLLKQLGARVLTTARHAPTECVADAFVAADLTTITGCASVVEAVQAHLGGVDAIIHVAGGSTAPGGGFAALSEEVWQQELNLNLLPAVRLDRALLPGMLAQGGGVIIHVTSIQRKLPLPESTTGYAAAKAALSAYSKSLSKEVSPKGVRVVRVAPGWIETEASVALAERLAQQAGTDYEGGKQIIMNALGGIPLGRPSKPDEVATLIAFLASSHAAAITGTEYVIDGGTLPTV; this is encoded by the coding sequence ATGCCGTTGGATCTTGATTTCCAGGATAAACGCGTGCTGGTTACCGCGGGTACCAAAGGCGTCGGCAAAGCGGTCGTCGGGTTGTTGAAACAGCTGGGTGCCAGGGTGTTAACCACCGCGCGCCACGCGCCCACAGAGTGCGTCGCAGACGCCTTCGTGGCAGCGGACCTCACGACGATCACGGGGTGTGCCTCAGTGGTGGAAGCCGTTCAGGCGCACCTGGGAGGTGTCGACGCCATCATCCATGTGGCGGGCGGTTCTACCGCACCCGGCGGTGGCTTTGCGGCGCTGAGTGAAGAAGTGTGGCAGCAGGAACTCAATCTTAATCTGTTGCCAGCGGTGCGCTTAGATCGCGCGCTGTTACCAGGGATGCTGGCACAGGGGGGCGGGGTGATCATTCACGTCACCTCTATCCAGCGTAAACTGCCGTTACCGGAATCGACCACCGGCTATGCGGCGGCCAAAGCGGCGCTGTCGGCGTACAGCAAAAGTCTGTCGAAAGAGGTATCGCCTAAGGGAGTTCGGGTGGTTCGCGTTGCGCCCGGCTGGATCGAAACCGAAGCGTCGGTGGCGTTGGCGGAGCGACTGGCGCAGCAGGCTGGAACGGATTACGAAGGCGGTAAGCAGATAATCATGAATGCTCTCGGTGGCATTCCGCTGGGGCGTCCGTCGAAGCCTGATGAAGTGGCGACGCTCATTGCCTTCCTCGCGTCATCTCATGCTGCAGCCATCACCGGTACCGAATATGTGATAGATGGCGGTACCCTCCCGACGGTGTAA
- a CDS encoding nuclear transport factor 2 family protein, protein MPLSLPHPISVYFSISNGADIATIKHCFTADAVVIDEGKIHRGHAAIEAWQRAVQAAFDYSVEPIQVLTKGNRVTVTSNVVGNFPGSPVVLKHAFGLVGDKINTLEIV, encoded by the coding sequence ATGCCATTATCGTTACCACACCCTATTTCTGTCTATTTCTCAATTAGCAACGGGGCCGATATCGCCACAATTAAGCACTGTTTCACCGCCGATGCCGTTGTGATCGACGAAGGTAAAATCCATCGGGGGCACGCGGCGATCGAGGCATGGCAGCGTGCCGTGCAGGCCGCGTTTGACTACAGCGTTGAGCCGATTCAGGTTCTCACTAAAGGTAACCGGGTGACGGTCACCTCGAATGTCGTCGGTAATTTTCCCGGCAGCCCGGTAGTGCTTAAGCATGCTTTCGGCCTGGTCGGCGACAAGATCAACACTCTGGAGATTGTCTGA
- a CDS encoding winged helix-turn-helix transcriptional regulator — translation MSKLYSPETAASGVEHVLRLLEGRWKLIILFHLFDGKVQRYSDFEKLIPGISQKMLAQQLRQLEADGIVSRTVYPQVPPKVEYRLTEWGQALCPALDAMLKWAEKREV, via the coding sequence ATGAGTAAGTTATATAGCCCAGAAACTGCCGCAAGCGGTGTGGAGCACGTCCTGCGGTTGCTGGAAGGCCGCTGGAAATTAATCATCCTTTTTCATTTGTTCGACGGGAAGGTACAGCGCTATTCCGATTTTGAAAAACTGATCCCCGGTATTTCTCAGAAGATGCTGGCGCAGCAACTGCGACAGTTGGAAGCCGATGGGATCGTGTCACGGACGGTGTATCCTCAAGTGCCGCCGAAAGTGGAATATCGACTCACTGAGTGGGGGCAAGCGCTGTGCCCTGCGCTTGATGCCATGCTGAAATGGGCGGAAAAACGCGAAGTTTAA